One Chryseobacterium sp. StRB126 genomic region harbors:
- the rpsB gene encoding 30S ribosomal protein S2 — MAKANVKDLLEAGVHFGHMTRKWNPNMAPYIFMEKNGIHIVDLHKTAVKLDEACSALEKLTSAGKKVLFVATKKQAKEVVAKHASELNMPYITERWPGGMLTNFVTIRKAVKKMNSIDKMKKDGTFETLSKKERLQVDRQRANLEKNLGSISDMVRLPSAIFVVDILREHIAVTEAKKLGIPVFGIVDTNSDPRKVDFVIPGNDDASKSIDMILSIVSDSIKEGQSQRKADKEKSKEEGEKVSADTDADFDAE, encoded by the coding sequence ATGGCAAAAGCAAATGTAAAAGACCTTTTAGAGGCTGGCGTACACTTCGGTCACATGACTAGAAAGTGGAATCCAAATATGGCTCCATACATTTTTATGGAGAAGAACGGTATTCACATTGTAGACTTACATAAAACAGCAGTTAAATTAGATGAAGCGTGCAGCGCTTTAGAAAAATTAACTTCTGCAGGTAAAAAAGTTCTTTTCGTAGCTACTAAGAAGCAAGCGAAAGAAGTAGTTGCAAAACACGCTTCTGAACTTAATATGCCTTATATTACAGAAAGATGGCCTGGAGGTATGTTAACGAACTTCGTTACTATCAGAAAGGCGGTAAAGAAGATGAACTCTATCGACAAAATGAAAAAAGACGGTACGTTCGAAACTTTATCTAAAAAAGAAAGATTACAAGTTGACAGACAAAGAGCTAACTTAGAGAAAAACTTAGGTTCTATCTCTGACATGGTTAGACTTCCTTCTGCAATTTTTGTAGTTGATATCTTAAGAGAACACATCGCGGTAACTGAAGCTAAGAAACTTGGTATTCCAGTTTTCGGTATCGTTGATACAAACTCTGATCCTAGAAAAGTAGATTTCGTTATCCCAGGAAACGATGATGCTTCTAAATCTATCGATATGATCTTGAGCATTGTTTCTGATTCTATCAAAGAAGGTCAGTCTCAAAGAAAAGCTGATAAAGAAAAATCTAAAGAAGAAGGAGAAAAGGTATCTGCTGATACAGATGCTGATTTCGATGCAGAATAA